The region CGATCTCGACGCGGGTCTGGCCGCGCAGGGTGGCGTCGAGGTTCGACAGCGGTTCGTCGAACAGGAACACGCCCGGCTCGCGCACGATGGCGCGGCCGATCGCCACGCGCTGGCGCTGGCCGCCGGACAGGGCGCGCGGCTTGCGGTCCAACAGCGGTTCGAGCTGCAGCACCTTGGCCGCGTCGGCCACGCGGCGGCGCACTTCGGCCTTGTCGACCTTGGCCAGGGTCAGGCCAAAACCGATGTTTTCGGCCACCGTCATGTGGGGAAACAGGGCGTAGCTCTGGAACACCATCGCCACGCCACGCTCGGCCGGCGGCACAGCGTTGACGACCTTGCCGCCGATGGAAATGTCGCCGCTGCTGGGGTCTTCCAGGCCGGCAATGATGCGCAGCAAGGTCGACTTGCCGCAGCCCGAAGGGCCCAGAAAAACACAGAATTCATGTTCGCCGATCTCGAGATCGACGTTGCGCAGTACCGGTGCATGCGCACCGTATGCCTTGGAAATGCCCCGCAGGGTAATCGCTGCCACTGTGTCTCCTCAGATTGATTTAACGTTAAATCAAATTCACTCGAAAAACGGCCCGAAGGCCGACACGAAACGGTGAATAGTTATTTTTGTGCCTGAACATTAACACCGTGCGGTACCATTGGCAACAAATTTATTGTCGTGTGCAACAACGCCGGCGGCACCATGCCGCGGCCAGATAAGGATGGATATGAGCAAGCGCCGGGGCCAGATGTTGACCATCAAGGATGTCGCCGAACTGGCTGGCGTGACGCCGATGACGGTGTCGAATGTGTTGCGCGGCAAGGGGAGAGTCGGCGAAAAAACGCGCGAAAAAGTCATGCAGGTGGTCGACGCCAACGGCTACCGGCCCAACCTGACGGCGCGCGCGCTGGTCGAGCGGCGCGCGCCCACCCTGGCGCTGTTGTTGGGTTGCATCACCAATCCGTTTTATCCGGAATTTACCTTGCAGGCCACGCATGCGGCGCGCCGCCACGGCCGCTATCTGCTGGTCTGCAATACCGATTACGAAGAAGACGGCGGCGCGCGTTTCCTCGGCGAAGTGGCCGGTTCGCTGTCGGACGGCATCCTGGTGGCCAACAATGGCGACCTGCGCATCGACGAGCTGCTGGCGATCCAGGCCGGCGGTACGCCGGTGGTGGTGGCCGTGTGGGAGTTTCCCGATGCACCGCCGCCGATCCCGTGCGTGGCCTTCGATTCGCGCATGGCCGGGCGCATCGCCACCGAACATCTGCTGGCGCTTGGGCACCGCCGCATCGGTGCCATTATCGCCAGCGAAAAGGGCGGCATCCACAATGGCCGCTACGACGGCTACCGCGAAGCGTTGCAGCAGGCGCAGCTGCGCCCGGTGCAGGCGAATGTGCGCTTTTGCAGCGACGCCTACCAGAGCGGCTACGATGCGGCGCTGGCGCTGCTGGGGCAGCGGCCCAACTTGAGCGCGCTGTTCGTGTCGAACGACCTGCCGGCGCTGGGGGTCTTGAACGCGGTGGCGGCGCTGGGACTGCGCGTGCCGGAAGATATTTCGGTGGTCAGCATCACCGATATCGAGCTGGCCAGCCAGACCCGCCCGGCGCTGACCACGGTGGCGATTCCATCGGCCGAAATGGCCGAGCAGGGCATCGATCTGCTGCTGAAACTGATCGAGCAGGCGCCCGACGCGCCACAGGTGATCCGCAGCCGCGATCCGGTGCTGGTCACGCGCGCGTCGACGGCGCCACCGCGCGCATGATGTCGACTGTTGAAAATTGCGCTTTCGTCGCCCATCCATGCCTTTCGTCGCATAATGGGCACCGCGGCTGGCCCTGATTGCTAATCTGGGCTCACTTCAACGCCTCCAGGACACCATCATGACCAGCTTCTTCTTTATCTTCCGCCTTGCGCTGGCCAGTCTCGCCGCTTATGCGCTGATCGCCTCGATCGTGCTCAACGGCCTGCTGCCGCATGGTGCCCATTTTGAAGGTTTTGTGGTCGCCACCGCCAGCCTGCTGGGCGCCTTTGCCGCCCTCAATGCGTTTTCGCATGTGCGCCGCGTGCGCCTGATCGCCGGCCAGGTCAATGGCGCCACCCTGTCCTGCCGCCAGCGGCGCCAGATCGAAGTGCCGTTCGAGGCCGGCGAAACATTCGACCTGATCGACGCGGCCATCCGCGAACTGCCGGGCAGCGAGATGCAGGAAAGCGCGCGTGACAGCCTGCAGGTGCAGGCCCGCGTGCGCCGTCCGGCACCCTATACCAATGCGGGTTCGCCGCGCTGGCATCTGCTCAATTTTCTTGAACCGCGCCCGAACCAGATCCTGGCCACCGTCACGCCGAATGGCGAAGCGGGCAGCGTGACCCTGATCTGCGAGCCGGCGCGCACCGCCTGGACCGACTGGTTCCTGGTCGACCAAGGCACCAACCTGGAAAACGCGGAAGCGGTGACGCGGGCGATCACGCGCCGGGTGGCGCAGCGCCGCCGCGGCGAGCAGGCCGAGGCGCGCCAGACGGTGACGGAAAAGGAACTGACGGTGGCCAAGCTGAGCCTGCTGCACGCCCAGGTCGAGCCGCACTTCCTGTACAACACCCTGGCCAGCGCCCAGCTGCTGACGCGCTCCGATCCCGCGCGCGCCGACGAGATGCTGGGCAATCTGATCGAATACCTGCGCCACTCCCTGCCGCGCACCGAAAACGCCATGTCGACCATCGGCATCGAGCTGGATAGGGCCCGCGCCTATCTCGACATTTTGAAAATCCGCATGGGCAGCCGGCTCAATCTGCAGATCGAAGTGCCGCAGTATTTGAAGCAGGTGGAACTGCCGCCGATGATGCTGCAGACCCTGGTGGAAAACGCCATCAAGCACGGGCTGGAGCCGAAAAGCGGCGGCGGCACCGTGTGGATACTGGCGCGCGCCGGCGAGGGCACGGTGGCCATCACGGTGGCCGACGACGGCCAGGGTTTCAGCGACCATGGCGGCGGCACCGGCATCGGCCTGCGCAATGTGCGCGAACGGCTGCGCCTGACCTACGGCGACGCGGCGCTGTTCAGCATCGTGTCGAATTTCCCCGGTGGCGTGGCCGCCACCATCACAGTGCCGGACAGCACGGCCAGGGGAGCGGCATATGGCTAGGTCTTTCACTTGTGTCGTCGCAGAAGACGAAACCCTGCTGCGTGAAGCGCTGCTGACCTTGCTGTCCGAAGTGTGGCCCGAGCTGCGCGTGGTGGCCGCCTGCGACGATGGCGGCGCGGCCTTGGAGGCGATCGCCACCTTCCAGCCCGACGTGGCCCTGCTCGATATCCGCATGCCGGGCTTGAATGGCCTGGAAGTGGCGGCCGGCGCGTTTGAGGCCAGCCCGGCCACCCAGGTGGTGTTCATCACGGCCTACGACCAGTACGCGATCGCCGCCTTCGACAAGGGCGCCGTCGATTACCTGTTGAAACCGGTGGCGCGGCCGCGCTTGCAGGCCTGCCGCGAACGCATCGAGGCGCGCGCGGCCAAGGGAACCATGTCCGGAACTGCGCCCGATGCGGCCCTGGCGGCATTGTTGCAGCAATTGACGGGCGCCTTGCCGTCGGTGGCCAAGGCGCCGCCGCTGGTGTGGCTGACGGCCAGCAGCGGCAAGGACACCAAGCTGATCATGGTCGACGATATCGCCTATTTTCAGTCCGACACCAAGTACACGGCGGTGATGACGGCGGACGGCGAATCCCTGCTGAGGAAACCGATACGCGAACTGCTCGACTCGCTCGACCCGGCCGTCTTCAAGCAGATCCACCGCTCGACCATCGTCAACATGAAGGCGGTGGCGTCGGTATCGCGCGACGAGATGGGGCGCGGCCTGCTGCGCCTGAAAACGCGGCCGGAAACGCTGACGGTGAGCCAGCCGTTTATGGCGCTGTTCCGGAATATGTGAATGGTGCTGACACAGTTGTCGGATTACGGCCTGCGGCCTAATCCGACCTACCGTGCGGCGTAGATACTGTTATCCCCGTCAAGCGTTGTGCAAGGTTGGATCAAATATTTTTCCCGACCTGAGCACGCCGAATGCCACGTGCACCAGCTTGCGCATCATGGCGCCGATGATCAGTTTCGGTGCCTTGCCGGCAGCGCTGAGCCGCTGGCCAAGAGCGCTGACCCCATGGTGTCCTGTATACGGTCACCATGGCTGGCATGTACAGCGCCTTTCGCAGGAAACTGTGACCAATCTTCGACATGCGTGGCTTGCCACGTACGCTCGATCCTGACTCGTGCTGGCGCGGGTCGAGTCCCGCAAACGCCACGGCTTGCTTGGCGTTGTCGAAGCGCTCGGTATCGGCATAGTACGACAGCAACACTGGTATCGTGCGCTCACCCAGACCAGGGATGCTGTCGAGCAGCTCGCGCTTATCGCGTAAATCCGGATCATCGTCGATATGGCGCTTGATGACGCGAATGAGTTTCTTGATTTCTTTGTCGAGCCAGGCAATGTGATCCTCGATACCCTGGCGTACCGCTTCTCGCGCGACGTCGAGCCGATTCGTTTCCTGCAACCGCATCGCTTGCACCGCTTCGAGGCGCAGCACCAAGGCGCGCAGTGCCTGCGCGGCGGGCGACGGCGCTGTCCACGGCTGCGGTTGGCGCTCATGGGCAGAGTCGGCAATCAACTGCGCGTCGACCTTGTCGGTCTTGGTGCGTACCATGCGCGAGCCGCCAAAGGCCTTCATCTGTGCCGGATTGATGACACTGACCACCATGCCAAGTCCGGCCAGATATTCGGCAACCCCTTCCCAGTAAGTGCCAGTCGCTTCCATACATACTCTCGGGTTGCCGGCATCATGCTTGAGCAGCCATTCGCTCAGTGCAGCAAATCCTTTGTGATTGTTCTCTACTACCTTGTTACGGTGCTTGCCATTGGGCAGGCGCAGTGCGCAGTCCAGCTTGGCCTTGGCAACCTCGATTCCTAAATTAAACATGCTGTGGTCCTCTTGCGATCTACCTTGTGAGTGCGGGCTACCGGCGTGCCGGTGCCAAAGATACTGTCCGATCTTGACATGGAGGGTGGGTAACTGGTGCGAGATCTACATCGCTGGCTTTGAGCCTAAGGGCGGATACGGCATCCAGTTACCCGGTCTTGATATGCCTACCAAGAATTTTGACAGCGGTCGATGTTGTTCGCAACACCACCAACCGCATGAGAGGAATAATACAAGGTCGGGTTAGCGCGCAGCGCGCAACCCGACACACCACCGCAATCTATTCCGCCGTCTCGAACCCTTCCAGCACATTGACCACATTGATGCCCAGCTCCTTGACCGCATAGCCCCCTTCGAGGATAAACGCGGTCGGCAGGTTCAGATAAGCCAGCCGTTCGCCCAGGCGCAGGTAATCGCCGCTTTGCAGGGCGAAATGCGACAGCGGGTCGCCGACATAGGTGTCCACGCCCAGCGACACCACCAGCGCGTCGGGCGCGTACATATTGATGCGCAGGCAGGCCGTCTCCAGCGTGGTGAACCACTGCGTGGTGGGGCAGCCGGCCGGCAGCGGCAGGTTGACGTTGTAGCCCAGGCCGGCATCAATCCCGGTCTCGTCGGCATGGCCCAGGTAGAACGGATATTCCTGGCGCGGGTCGGCGTGCATGGAGACGAACAGCACGTCGTTGCGCGCATAGAAAATGCTTTGGGTGCCGTTGCCGTGGTGGTAATCGAGGTCGAGGATGGCGACCCGGCGCGCGCCGTCGTCGAGCAGGTGCTGGGCCGCCAGCGCGGCGTTATTGAGAAAGCAGTAGCCGCCGAAAAAATCGGCGCCCGCATGGTGGCCCGGCGGGCGCGTCAGGGCAAACGTCGCCCGTTCGCCGAGGCGCAGCGCGTGGGCCGCGTTCACGGCGCAGTCGGCGCCCGTCTTGGCGGCGGTCCAGGTGCCGCTTGTGAGCGGCGTGCCGTTGTCCATCGAATACAGGCCCAGCTTGGCCGTGAAATTGTCGGGCTCGATATCGCTGCGCAAGGTGCGCACCGGCCAGACCGACGGCACGGCGTCGCGGTTGGCGTTGTCGGGGTCGAGCGCCAGCCAGTCGTGCCAGGCGTGGCGCAAGAAATGCAGGTAGCGCGGCGTGTGGATGCGTTCCAGGGAAGTCAGCGGCACGCCGTGCGGCGTGACGATGCGGCCCAGGTTGCGCCGGCCCAGTTCGGCCACCACCATGTCGGCCCGTTCCGGGGTCTCGAAGCAGGGCACGATTTCACCGCGAAACATCTCGAAGCGGCCCCGATGCTGGCTGTGCAATTCATTATAGAAGGTCAGCATCGGGCGCTTTGCAGGAGGTTAGAGAGTCAGGAGTGCGCACACAGGGTGCTGGCGCGGTAGGAAGCGACATAGTCGTCAAAGCTGCCTTGCGGCGCCGCTTCCATGGCGCGCTGTTCGGCCAGCGAATCAAACGCCAGCTGGTCGAAGTAGGCGCTCTGTTCGGCCGTTGGCGGCTGCTCGCGGAAAAACGCCGCATGGCGCTCGCTTTGCCGCAGGCCGAAGGCGGCAAACGAGCCGCCGTTGGCGCGCAGTTCGCGCAGCACGCGCGCCGACGGCGTGGCGTCCGGGTCCAGCAGTTTGGCCGCTTGCGCCGCCAGGCTGTCGGCGTGTTCGGTGCCGCCATGGCGCGCGTCCAGCAAGGCCGCCACCGGCGCGATGCGCGCCAGCAGTTCCTGGCCCCAGGCTTGCAGGCCGATCTCTTTGCCGTCGCGGCGCAGGGTGAGACCCGGCTTGCGGCCTTCCTTGACGGTGCGCGCAAAGTTGGCCGTGTAGCAGGCGCTCTGTTCGCTTGAGATCGGCGCGCTCTCGTCGAGGGCGCAGAACAGCAAGAAGGCGTCGAGGAAGCGGCCCGTCGGCAGGCTGATGCCGACCGGCTCGAACGGGTCGACATCCATGCAGCGCACTTCGATATATTGCACGCCGCGCAGGCACAGCGCCTGGATCGGCCGCTCGCCGGTGCGGATCACGCGCTTGGGGCGGATGGTCGAATAGTATTCGTTCTCGATCTGCAGCACGTTGGTCGACAGCTGTATCCATTCGCCGTCTTTTTTGGTGCCCAGTTCAGCATACGGCGCATACGGGTCGTTGACGGCGTGCGTCAGCGCGTTGACGTAATCGTCGAGGCTGTTTTCGTGCGGACGCAGGCCCGACTGGGCGTCGTTCTGGTAGCCCAGGTCGCTCATGCGCAGGCTGGTCGCATACGGCAAATACAGGGTGTCATCGGACAGGGTGTCGAGCTTGTGCGGGCGGCCGCGCAAGAAGCCGGACGCCAGCGCCGGCGAGGCACCGAACAGATACATCAACAGCCAGCTGTAGCGGCGGAAATTGCGGATCGTCGCCAGATAGCTTTCCGATTGCACGTCTTTTACCGTGGCCGCAGTGGTGGTGCTGGTGCCGGCATCGGCCGCCAGCAACTGCCACAGGCCTTCGTCCAGCGAGTAGTTGTAATGGATGCCGGCGATGCATTGCATGGCCTTGCCATAGCGCAGCGCCAGGCCGCGCCGGTACACATGCTTGAGCATGCCCATGTTCGAGGTGCCGTAGTTGGCGATCGCTATATGGTCTTCATCGGGCAGCTGGCCCGGCATCGACTGGCTCCACAGCAGTTCGTCGCCCAGGCGGCTGTAGGCATGGCGGTGCACGGTGTCGAGTTTATCGAGCGTGACGGCGATGTCGGCTTCGGCCGGGGTGATGAATTCGAGCAGCGCTTCGGCGTAGTCGGTGGTGATTTCAGGGTGGGTCAGCGCCGAACCCAGGGCGGCAGGATGGGGCGTGGAAGCCAGATGGCCGGCGTGATCGACGCGCAGGGTTTCACGCTCGATGCCGCGCAATCCGCCCAGCAGCGCGCGGTTGGCATCTTCGGTCAGCAATGCCAGGCGGCGAGTCAACAGGTTGGGCAATTTGAGCTTCCTTTCTTGTACAGCAAATAAAAATGTGGTGCTGAGATTAACCGAAAATGCGCAACTGCGTCGGCGGCCTCCCAAAAAGCGCCGCGCCGCCCGCCTGCGCCCGGGGGACAGGGCACAGGCGGCGCTCAGGAATCGCTTGATATTTTAGCAAACTGGACGCTCAACGGCGCGTTGCGCGGTCAAGCGGGTGAGAAGGTGTGGAAAATATGTCAGCCGTGGCGGGCGCCACTCACGCGCTCGATATCGGCCAGGTCGCGCCAGCTTTGCGACTGGTTGAAACCGGCGTTGCTCAGCAACTGGCGCACCGAAGCGGCCTGGTCGTAGCCATGTTCCATCAGCAGCCAGGCCTTGGGCGCCAGGTGGCGCGCGGCGCCGGCGACGATGGTGCGCAGCGCCGACAGGCCGTCGGCATGGTCGGTCAGGGCGCCGGACGGCTCGAAACGCAAATCGCCTTCGGCCAGGTGGCGGTCGCCGCTGGCGATATACGGCGGATTGGAAACGATCAAATCGAATTTTTCCGTGCCCAGCGCGCTGAACCAGTCGCTGGCCATGAAGGTGATATTGACGCCGTTGGCGCTGGCGTTGCGGCGCGCCACGGCCAGCGCCGCGCTGCTGACGTCCAGCGCCGTGACCACTGCGTCGGGCCGGGTATGGGCCAGGGCGACGGCGATGGCGCCGCTGCCGGTGCCCATGTCGAGCACGCGCCCGCCCGGCGGCAAGCGGTCCAGCGCCAGTTCCACCAGCACTTCGGTATCGGGGCGCGGTATCAGCACGGCGTCGCTGACGGCAAACGGCAGGCCGAAAAATTCGCGCTGGCCGACGATATAGGCCACCGGTTCACCGCGCAAACGGCGTTCCATCAAGTTCGACAGGCGCTGCGCCTCATCGCCGGTCAGCACGCGTTCGGACTGCGTGATCAGGCCCACGCGCGACAGGCCCAGCGCATGGCTGAGCAGGATGCGGTTATCGACGGCGTCGAGTAGCGGACGCTGCTGCAGGGCGCCGACGGTGCTGCCGGCGGGAATCAATGTTTCAGACATGGTGCTTTCGTTTATTTTTTGCGGCGCAGCAAGGTCCACAACAGGCCGAGCGCGAAGATGGCGAACCAGACAAACGCCCATTGCGGAATCGACAGGCCCATAAAGGCCTCGCCCGCATTTTCGCAGGCGCCGTACGATTCAAACATGAAAGGCATGGTTTGCGCCGTGAAAATCTTGTTCAGCACCGTTTCCACCGGATCGATGCCGCAGGAATAGCCCGGATTGGCCAGCACATACAGATGCTTGCCAGCCACGCCCAGGCCACCCAGCGAGGCCAGCAAGCCGATGGTGGCGCCGATCGCCGGTGTTTTCGAAGCCGCGCCGATCAGGCAGCCAATCGCAATCGCGATGAACAGATAGCGCTGGATCACGCACAGCGGGCAGGGCGCCATGTTCATCACATGCTGCAGATACATGGCCACGCCCAGCATGGCGAAGCACAGGGCGGCGATAATCAGTAAGACGGTGCGGGAGTTTTTCATGGGCGACACGGTAAGGTGGATCGGATTTTCAGCCATGCATTTTCGCACAGGCGGAAAATGTTGCTGCTTAACCTATACTTAAACTTGTCGGCTTAGGCGCTGCGCGCCAAGCCGACCTACAGAGATGCAGCGTAGGTCGGATTAGCGGAGCGTAATCCGACACCACCACCAGCATCAATTCAATCCCCCAGCGCCGCCAGCAATTCCGCCTGGTGTTCCGCCGCCAGTGCATTGGTCAGCTCCGTCAAATCCCCATCCATGATGAAATCGAGCTTGTACAAGGTCAGGTTGATGCGGTGGTCGGTCATGCGCCCTTGCGGGAAATTATAGGTACGGATGCGCTCGCTGCGGTCGCCCGAGCCGATCAGGCTCTTGCGGGTGGCCGCCTCTTTCGACTGCTGTTCGCGCAGCTGCACGTCCTTGATGCGCGCCGCCAGCACCTTCATGGCCTGCGCCTTGTTCTTGTGCTGGCTGCGGTCGTCCTGGCATTCGACCACGATACCGGTCGGCAAGTGGGTAATCCGCACGGCCGAGTCGGTCTTGTTGATGTGCTGGCCGCCGGCGCCCGAGGCGCGGTAGGTATCGATGCGCAGGTCGGCCGGGTTGATATTGACGTCTTCCACCTCGTCCGCTTCCGGCATCACGGCCACGGTGCAGGCCGAAGTGTGGATGCGGCCCTGCGTTTCGGTGGCCGGCACGCGCTGCACGCGGTGGCCGCCCGATTCGAATTTCAGCTTGGAATACGCGCCATTGCCGACCAGGCGCACGATCACTTCGCGGTAGCCGCCCAGGTCGGAATCGGAGGCCGATACCAGTTCCACCTGCCAGCGGTTGCGCTCGGCAAAGCGCGTGTACATGCGCAGCAGGTCGCCGGCGAACAGGGCCGACTCGTCGCCGCCGGTGCCGGCGCGAATTTCCAGGAAAATATTGCGCTCGTCATTCGCGTCCTTGGGCAGCAGCATGGTCTGCAGTTCGCGTTCCAGCTGCGTCATGGTGGTTTTCGCCGACTCGATTTCATCCTGGGCAAATTCCTTCATGTCGGGGTCGGCCAGCATTTCCTGCGCCGTGACGATGTCATTGCCCGCTTCCTGGTAGGAATGGTACAGCGCCACCAGCGGACCGAGTTCCGCATGCTCGCGCGTCATCTTGCGATAGCTGTCCATATTCGAGGTGGCGTCCTGGTGCATCAACAGTTCGTCGAGTTCAACCAGGCGGTTCGCCAGTTGATCGAGCTTGGACAGCATGGATGGTTTCATAGCAATTCGGGATAAAAGTGAACGGGGAGGGCGCACGTGGGCGCGCCTGGAAAGCCGGGCCGGCAGACGGCCAGCGCTCTGCGCTAACGGCGTGGACGGAACAGTTTCGGCAGCAGGGTGGCCAGTTGCTTGCGCTCGTCGCCTTGCGCGCGGTGCAGGGCCTGTTGCGGGCCGTGCATGAACTTGGCCGTCAGGCCTTTCGACAGCGCTTCGAGCACGGCGTCGATATCGGCGCCCTTGGCCAGCATCTTGCGCGCGCGTTCGACTTCCATCTGGCGCAGGGTTTCGCTGCTTTCATGCAGATCCTGGATCACCGGCACCATGGCGCGGTCGTCGACCCAGGTCATGAACGATTGCACGCGCGTCTCGATGATGGCTTCGGCCTGCGCCACGGCCGCCTGGCGGCTTTCCAGGCCCGTCTGCACCACCTTGCCCAGGTCGTCGACCGTGTACAGGAACACGTCGTTCAGGCGGCCGACTTCCGTTTCGATATCGCGCGGCACGGCCAGGTCGACCATGAACATCGGCTTGTGGCGGCGCGCCTTGATGGCGCGCTCGACCAGGCCCAGGCCCAGCAGCGGTAACGATGAGGCCGTGCACGAGATGACGATGTCGAACTGGTGCAGCTTTTCCGGCAGGTCGGCCAGGCGGATCGCCTTGCCGTTGAAACGGTGGGCCAGCGCCTCGCCCCGTTCCATGGTGCGGTTGGCGATCGTGATGCTGTTCGGATTCTGCGCCGCAAAGTGCGTGGCGCACAGCTCGATCATTTCGCCGGCGCCGATGAACAGCACATTCTGCTCGGCGATCTTGTCGAAGATGCGCTGCGACAGGCGCACGGCGGCGGCCGCCATCGACACGCTGTGGGCGCCGATCTCGGTGGTGCTGCGCACTTCCTTGGCGACCGAAAAACTGCGCTGGAACAACTGGTGCAGATACGTGCCCAGGCCGCCCACTTCATCGGCCGTGCGGATCGCGTCCTTGATCTGGCCCAGGATCTGTGTTTCGCCGAGCACCATCGAATCGAGCCCGGAGGCGACGCGGAAGGTGTGGCGCACGGCGTCGTGCTGCGGCAGCATGTACAGGTGGGGACGCAGCTCGCTGTAGCTGAGCTTGTGATAGTCGGCCAGGAAATGCGCGCCGGCGTCGAGCGGATTCGGCACCCGGCTGGCCGCATACAGCTCGGTGCGGTTGCAGGTCGACAAAATTGCCGCTTCATCATTGTCACGCAAGTCGATGCGCTGGAACCAGGTGCGCGCCGCGACCACGGCCTGACCCAGATGCTCAGGCGAAAACGCCAGCTGTTCGCGGAGCGACACTGGTGCGGTGGTGTGATTGAGGCCGACGGCTAACAGTTGCATGTGAGGGCAGTGGGATGACTTATGCCGACATTATAGCGCTTTGTGCCCGCCGATTGAGCAGGCCCGCCACGGCTCAGGCATTTGCCGGCTGGGCGTTCAGCTTTTCCAGGCGGTAACCATAGCTGTAGACGGGCACCAGCCGGTAGCCGTGCTCGGGTTTCAGCTGCAGCTTGTTGCGCACGCGCGAAACGTGGGTATCCATGGTGCGCGACGGCAGGGCCGTTTCGCGTTGCCACACGGCTTCATGGATGTAGGCGCGCGACAAAGGCCGGCCCAGGTTGCGGAAAAACAGCAGCGCCAGGGCAAATTCCTTGTGCGTCACGTCGAGCGGTTCGCCATCCATCAGCAGCCGGCCGGCGCGCGTTTCAAAGGTGTAATTGCCAAATTGCAATTGCTCGGCACTATTTTGCGTGGGATAGGCCAGCCGCAGCAGGGCCTGGGCCCGCAGCGCCAGTTCGCTGCGCCGCAGCGGTTTTATCAGGTAGTCGTCGGCGCCCGCCTTGATGCCGGCGACGATATCGTCTTCGCCCGAGCTGTTGGTCATAAACAACACCGGCGCCTTGGGCGCCAGTTTTTCGCGTGCACGGCGCAATACTTCGGCGCCATCGAGGTCGCTGACCTGCCAGTCGAGGATCAGCATGTCGCAGCTGTCCTTGCGCAGTTGCCCCAGCATGTCCTTGGCGCTCTGGAATTCATGGCAAGCATGTCCTGCCGCAGTGAGCACCTGGCAGATCAGTTCTGCCTGGCTATGG is a window of Janthinobacterium sp. J1-1 DNA encoding:
- a CDS encoding LacI family DNA-binding transcriptional regulator; its protein translation is MSKRRGQMLTIKDVAELAGVTPMTVSNVLRGKGRVGEKTREKVMQVVDANGYRPNLTARALVERRAPTLALLLGCITNPFYPEFTLQATHAARRHGRYLLVCNTDYEEDGGARFLGEVAGSLSDGILVANNGDLRIDELLAIQAGGTPVVVAVWEFPDAPPPIPCVAFDSRMAGRIATEHLLALGHRRIGAIIASEKGGIHNGRYDGYREALQQAQLRPVQANVRFCSDAYQSGYDAALALLGQRPNLSALFVSNDLPALGVLNAVAALGLRVPEDISVVSITDIELASQTRPALTTVAIPSAEMAEQGIDLLLKLIEQAPDAPQVIRSRDPVLVTRASTAPPRA
- a CDS encoding histidine kinase gives rise to the protein MTSFFFIFRLALASLAAYALIASIVLNGLLPHGAHFEGFVVATASLLGAFAALNAFSHVRRVRLIAGQVNGATLSCRQRRQIEVPFEAGETFDLIDAAIRELPGSEMQESARDSLQVQARVRRPAPYTNAGSPRWHLLNFLEPRPNQILATVTPNGEAGSVTLICEPARTAWTDWFLVDQGTNLENAEAVTRAITRRVAQRRRGEQAEARQTVTEKELTVAKLSLLHAQVEPHFLYNTLASAQLLTRSDPARADEMLGNLIEYLRHSLPRTENAMSTIGIELDRARAYLDILKIRMGSRLNLQIEVPQYLKQVELPPMMLQTLVENAIKHGLEPKSGGGTVWILARAGEGTVAITVADDGQGFSDHGGGTGIGLRNVRERLRLTYGDAALFSIVSNFPGGVAATITVPDSTARGAAYG
- a CDS encoding LytTR family DNA-binding domain-containing protein, which encodes MARSFTCVVAEDETLLREALLTLLSEVWPELRVVAACDDGGAALEAIATFQPDVALLDIRMPGLNGLEVAAGAFEASPATQVVFITAYDQYAIAAFDKGAVDYLLKPVARPRLQACRERIEARAAKGTMSGTAPDAALAALLQQLTGALPSVAKAPPLVWLTASSGKDTKLIMVDDIAYFQSDTKYTAVMTADGESLLRKPIRELLDSLDPAVFKQIHRSTIVNMKAVASVSRDEMGRGLLRLKTRPETLTVSQPFMALFRNM
- a CDS encoding histone deacetylase family protein, with product MLTFYNELHSQHRGRFEMFRGEIVPCFETPERADMVVAELGRRNLGRIVTPHGVPLTSLERIHTPRYLHFLRHAWHDWLALDPDNANRDAVPSVWPVRTLRSDIEPDNFTAKLGLYSMDNGTPLTSGTWTAAKTGADCAVNAAHALRLGERATFALTRPPGHHAGADFFGGYCFLNNAALAAQHLLDDGARRVAILDLDYHHGNGTQSIFYARNDVLFVSMHADPRQEYPFYLGHADETGIDAGLGYNVNLPLPAGCPTTQWFTTLETACLRINMYAPDALVVSLGVDTYVGDPLSHFALQSGDYLRLGERLAYLNLPTAFILEGGYAVKELGINVVNVLEGFETAE
- the gshA gene encoding glutamate--cysteine ligase; amino-acid sequence: MPNLLTRRLALLTEDANRALLGGLRGIERETLRVDHAGHLASTPHPAALGSALTHPEITTDYAEALLEFITPAEADIAVTLDKLDTVHRHAYSRLGDELLWSQSMPGQLPDEDHIAIANYGTSNMGMLKHVYRRGLALRYGKAMQCIAGIHYNYSLDEGLWQLLAADAGTSTTTAATVKDVQSESYLATIRNFRRYSWLLMYLFGASPALASGFLRGRPHKLDTLSDDTLYLPYATSLRMSDLGYQNDAQSGLRPHENSLDDYVNALTHAVNDPYAPYAELGTKKDGEWIQLSTNVLQIENEYYSTIRPKRVIRTGERPIQALCLRGVQYIEVRCMDVDPFEPVGISLPTGRFLDAFLLFCALDESAPISSEQSACYTANFARTVKEGRKPGLTLRRDGKEIGLQAWGQELLARIAPVAALLDARHGGTEHADSLAAQAAKLLDPDATPSARVLRELRANGGSFAAFGLRQSERHAAFFREQPPTAEQSAYFDQLAFDSLAEQRAMEAAPQGSFDDYVASYRASTLCAHS
- the prmC gene encoding peptide chain release factor N(5)-glutamine methyltransferase, translating into MSETLIPAGSTVGALQQRPLLDAVDNRILLSHALGLSRVGLITQSERVLTGDEAQRLSNLMERRLRGEPVAYIVGQREFFGLPFAVSDAVLIPRPDTEVLVELALDRLPPGGRVLDMGTGSGAIAVALAHTRPDAVVTALDVSSAALAVARRNASANGVNITFMASDWFSALGTEKFDLIVSNPPYIASGDRHLAEGDLRFEPSGALTDHADGLSALRTIVAGAARHLAPKAWLLMEHGYDQAASVRQLLSNAGFNQSQSWRDLADIERVSGARHG
- a CDS encoding disulfide bond formation protein B; amino-acid sequence: MKNSRTVLLIIAALCFAMLGVAMYLQHVMNMAPCPLCVIQRYLFIAIAIGCLIGAASKTPAIGATIGLLASLGGLGVAGKHLYVLANPGYSCGIDPVETVLNKIFTAQTMPFMFESYGACENAGEAFMGLSIPQWAFVWFAIFALGLLWTLLRRKK
- the prfA gene encoding peptide chain release factor 1, whose protein sequence is MKPSMLSKLDQLANRLVELDELLMHQDATSNMDSYRKMTREHAELGPLVALYHSYQEAGNDIVTAQEMLADPDMKEFAQDEIESAKTTMTQLERELQTMLLPKDANDERNIFLEIRAGTGGDESALFAGDLLRMYTRFAERNRWQVELVSASDSDLGGYREVIVRLVGNGAYSKLKFESGGHRVQRVPATETQGRIHTSACTVAVMPEADEVEDVNINPADLRIDTYRASGAGGQHINKTDSAVRITHLPTGIVVECQDDRSQHKNKAQAMKVLAARIKDVQLREQQSKEAATRKSLIGSGDRSERIRTYNFPQGRMTDHRINLTLYKLDFIMDGDLTELTNALAAEHQAELLAALGD